The Gemmatimonadota bacterium DNA segment GACCCGACGACGGGAGTGATCACGCTAAGCACCACGGTCCCGGTGCCCGGAGTCAGACCAGGCCCCGATGCCGCGACGACCAGGGAGTACGTGCCAGGGGCGATCGCCGCAACGACCGTTAGTGTCAGGGTTCGCACCTCGGTACCGTTTGGCCCGGGCCGGGCCGCACCGAACGTACCGCTGATGCCAGTGGGCGGATTCTGGAGCGCAAGCGTGACTGCACCAGAGTAGTTGGTCCGCGTGATGGTGACATCCGTGCTGTCGCTCGCTCCTTGTGCCACGGTGAGCGGCGCCACGCTGAGCGTTACGGAACCAGGCGACTGCACCGTCACCGTCGTCGACCCCGACACACCCCCCGACGTCGCCGTCACAGTCGTGGTCCCCGGTGCGACCGACGTGATCGTCGCACTCCCGCCGCTCCCAGTCACCGTCGCCACGGCGACGTTCGACGAGCTCCAACTCACCGTCGGCGACGCCACCGGACCGTTCGACGCGGTCACCGCAGCGGTCACCGTCGCCGTCTGACCAGAACCCACCAGCGCCACGGTCGCCGGAGCGACCACCACCGACTGAATCGTGACCGGTGGCGGCGGGGAGTCGTGCTGCCATCTCCGCCCCCACACGCAAGAACAGCAGACACGAATGCGATACCGAGGAGATTGCGGTGAGTCATGGTCGCGGCAGTCGGGAGTATGAAGTACTTGCGTGGCACCTGGTCGCTGGCTGTCACAGCTCACGGCATGCCCATGAGGCGCCGAATCTCGAGCGGAGGGAGCACGTCCTCGTCGGTCACGCTGTCTGGGTCGACGCGCTCGAGGTCCACAGGGCTCCGCTAGGAACCGGGTAGTGCACCCGACCGGCCCTGGGTACACGTCCCACGAGTCGGTAGTCGCTGAACTCGGTCTCGACGAAGTTTGTTGACCCCCACCGGATCGGAGCAGGCCAACGGCCGGCTCTCCTTCGCTCGGGCCGAAACTGTTCGGCGATTGCTCGCCGCCGAGGTCGGCCCGCTGGGGCGACACCTCCGTAAGAAGGCACCCGCTCGCGGCGTTCTCTGGATGTCACCACAACCCAGAGCATGCGCCTCTCAGCGATCCTCGCCCTCGCCACCCTTTCGGTCCTCGTCCATCCCCTCGCGGCGCAGGACCTTGGCGACATGGACTCTTTCGGCCGATCGCCGCTCGCCACCCAGGACTCGGTCGCGATTCAGTTGGAAGGTGACGGTGCCGGCGTCGTTGCTTCGTGGCCATCCGGACTCGCGTGCCGAGCGGCGCGATGCGAGGGAGCCTTTCCGGCTGCCACCACACTCACCCTGAGCGCGACGCCAGCCGCGGGCAGCCACTTCGTCGGGTGGACCGGCGTGTGCGCGGGCCTGCAACGCTGCGTGGTGCGGCTGGAAGAAGCGCGCACGGTCCGTGCGCTGTTCCGATCGGGACCACGGGTGTTGCCGTCCCGATGACACCGAACTTCCGGTGTCGGCAGCTCTTCACGGGACGAACTTGCCTGAGCGAGCGGCCCACCGTTCAACCTGTCCCTCAACGCGCCCTCCATCCCCAATCGCCCACCCACACGCGATGTGGTGCCACTCGGTTTCGAGGCCAGGCTGCAACGTCCACACGTTTTGCCAGCCAACGACGGTGCTGAAGTCCGGAAGGGTAAAGTCGACCGTCGTCGCCGATCCCAGGTAGCCACCACCGATCAACAAGGCGACCGACGCACTGGGTTGCGTGAGCAAGGTCATCCAGAGCTGTGAGTACTCTGCTTGGCGCGCCGCCTGTACTCGAACCCGGG contains these protein-coding regions:
- a CDS encoding Ig-like domain-containing protein, translated to MVVAPATVALVGSGQTATVTAAVTASNGPVASPTVSWSSSNVAVATVTGSGGSATITSVAPGTTTVTATSGGVSGSTTVTVQSPGSVTLSVAPLTVAQGASDSTDVTITRTNYSGAVTLALQNPPTGISGTFGAARPGPNGTEVRTLTLTVVAAIAPGTYSLVVAASGPGLTPGTGTVVLSVITPVVGSFIATLSASSGTVFRSGTRGAAISVARAGGFTGNVSISLATPLPTGVTVDVGSPSLSESRNQQHDEVSGVGVGGIGDSCDYHPHGHTRAGRAAVDVSAHRGARSAVAGRDHQCGRRLRMRGAAYGGDRVLGSG